Genomic segment of Sulfurovum sp. UBA12169:
AATCAAGATTAGTCTATCGATTCGCTCTTTAGATGCAAAAGCATACTCAAGTGCTTTTTGCGCACCATAGCTGAACCCCGCCACGCACATATCCGTATCCATAAGAATACCATCAAAAAATTTTTCCTCTCCGCGAAGCGAAAACCCATTAAAAAATTTCATGCTCAAAACATCTCACGCAAAATCTTTCTGCATTCCTCTTGTACTATATTTTCATGCACTAAAAGATATTCAGTAATTTCATTTAATGCCTGGCCGAGTGTACCCAAAAGAGAAGTGATTGCAGAAACAGATTCCCTCAAAAGCTGCTCCTCTTGATCGGGCGTAATAATAAAATTTTCACCCATGCCGTATTCATGAATCACTTTGTTTGCCAATTTTTTAGCTTTAGAAATATCTTCACTGGCGTTGGTAAACTGTTCATTGTAATGTATTTTTGTTGCAATACTGCCGGCCAAATAAACTTTAATACGCGACAGCAGCTGTGTTTTGGAAAGAATTTCGTGGTCTTGAGTCGTAAATCTTGAATTTACAATACCTATTTTTTCAAATTCTACATCAAGCCATGTTGCCATGAGAGCTTTGGCCCCTTGATAACGTGCCTGAATCGCCCTTTCCTCTTCTGTAAAACTGAGTATCTTTCGTTTGCCAAGCAGAACTTTTTCTTTTACAGCTTCAAAATCATCTGTCTTTACGACGTTTCGCCCTTCTCTCATGGCAAAAATAGCTGCCTCATTTGTCAATGTAGAAAGTGCCGCAGAATTAAAACCGACCGTCATGCGGGCAACCTGCTGCACATCAACCTCATTTGGCTTGTTTATCAAATAAAGCTCAAGTGTTTTTATTCTCTCTTGTAAATCAGGCAGCGAAATATGGATACGTCTATCAAAACGTCCTGCCCTAAGCAGAGCCTCATCTAACACATCTATCTTATTGGTTGCTCCAATAACAATAACCCCTGAACTCTCCTCAAAGCCATCCATTTCGGTAAGCAGCTGGTTGAGTGTAGTTTCCCTTTCATCATTTCTAAGTGCTCCGCGACTTTTGCCTACCGCATCAATCTCATCAATAAAAATAATACTGGGAGCCATTTGTTTGGCTTTTCTGAAAAGCTCACTGACTCTTTTTGCTCCCATGCCGACATAGATATGCACAAAAGAAGCCCCGCTTTGATAGAAAAAAGGAACACCGGCTTCTCCTGCCACCGCTTTGGAAATAAGTGTCTTTCCTACACCAGGAGGCCCCACCAGCAGTACGCCTTTGGGCAAACGAATATCCAGGTCTCTATATTTTTGCGGTTCTTTTAAGAAGTCAATAATCTCTTCGAGCTCCTCCTTGACATCTTTGATGCCTGCCACATCAGAAAATTTTACTTTAGACGCAAGTGCCTGCACGGGCTCATATGGGGGCAATTCATTCGCATCACTTGAAATACCGCTAAATTTTTTAGACTGCTGAAAACCATTTTGTCTGGCCAACCAGAACGCCAGTCCAAGAACAGATAAAACAATCAATAAAAATATCATAGTGTACGCCACCCCGCCTTCTTGGTGAACCTCTACCGGATATTTACTAAAAAAAGCATTTTGATTGATTGCCTCTTTGTAGATTTTGTATCTGCCATCAGTGCTCTGAAGTCGTATATAAGGTTCATCAACAATGACTTTTTGAATTTTATTTTCAGTATAAAGAGCATTCGCCTGCGCGTGGGTAATAAGCTGATCCGTATCTCTCAAAAATGAAAAAAATAAAAGCCCTACCAGCACGGCGAGTAACCCCGCTATGATGCCTACATTTTTTTGATCAAAAGATTTAAGATAAGATTTGTATTTTATTTCCTTCATTGCTTACCTCCACATCATTAAGCAGCATCCAATTACTGCTGAGATCCTCATCGCTTTTGACTTCTATTTTATTGAAATATTGGTCAAAGCCATGATAAATTCCATCTTTGCCGTTTTCAAGCAGCACCTCAAGATTTTTTCTATACCTGCATCTAAATTCATAATTTTTTGCCTGGATAAGTGCTGTAAGCTCTTTATGTCGACTCTTGGCGGTATCGCCTCTGACTTCAGGTTTCATGTTTGCTGAAGGGGTGTTGTCCCGCTTAGAGTAAGTAAATGCATGAATATGGGTAAGCGGAAGCTGTTTGACTCTCTCTATCGCCTCTGTCCACTCCTTGTCGTCTTCGCCTGGGTGACCTACAATATAATCCGTACCCAACGCATACCCTTTTTGTGCTATTTCATAAAAAAGTTTCAGATCGGCAGCAAAGGTATTGCGACGGTTCATTAGCTTGAGCATCTTGTCGCTGGTATGCTGCAGGGCGATATGCAGATGTTTTGCCATCCATGGTTCGCAAAGCAGCTCTTTAAATTCATCATCTATCTGTATGGGCTCAAGGCTTCCTATGCGTATACGTCTTACTCCGCGTACCATGCTCATCTTTTTGAGCAGTTTTGCCATCGAAGAACCTCTGTCCTGCCCATAACTTCCTACATTAGTCCCCGTTAGGATGAATTCTCCAAAACCATTGCTCGCAAGTTTTTCCACCTGAGCAAGAATATCTGTTTCCTTATGGCTTCTGGCATCTCCGCGCACAGAAGGAATGATACAATACGAACATCTAAAGCTGCATCCTTCTTGAATCTTGATAAATGCCCTGCTTTTACCTACAAACTCCTCCACGATAGTAGAATCGATATGTTTAAGATCTCCAATTTGATAAAAAGGTTTTTCCTCTTTGAGGATCTCATTGATCTTTTCTTTCTCTGAGTGACCTATGACACCAAAAACTTTTTTTTCTTCAAACAATGATTCTCCTTTGGAGTGCGAGCCGCACCCCGCCAAAATCACTTTTGCATTCGGATTTTTTCGCTTCATAGAAGAAATATAATTGCGCACCGAAGAGTCTGCTCCATTGGTTACAGTGCAAGAATTTACGATAACAATATCACTGCACCGTTCATCGTCACATAGCTCAAACTCTTTTAATTTAGAAATCATTACCTGGGTGTCAAACTGATTGGTGCGGCACCCAAAAGTTTTAAAATAGATTTTTTTAGGAACCTGCATTATTTGTCCTTTCTGCTTTTATTTTTGTTTCTGCACCCTGTAAAGGCTTGCGAACATCCTTATCCATATAAACAGATTGTGTTGGAAACGCAAGAAAAATATCTTCTTCTTCCTGCAAGCGCGAGATAATCTCTACCGAGATCGTACTTCTAAGCGTAAGTGTCGCAAAGGCATTTGTCATATACCAGGCGCTTATTTTGATGCCGTATGTATCAATAAGTGCATAAATACGCGGTTCAACATTGGTATTTTTCATGCTGTAGCTGCTTCTTAGTTTATTGAGCTGCTTTCTTGTGATATCGGTATATCCTTTGGAGTATTTTCTGGTAATCTCTTTGGCAATGGATTGTGCTTTTGAGATATTTGAATCAAACGTAATCACAAAGTCTATTCCATCCCATACTGTTTTGAGCCCGGCATGGGAGTAATTGGCGATCATGTCGGTAAAGATAAAATTATTCGGAATAAAAATAATACGCCCTGCTCTTCTGTTTTGCATAAGAGACGTAAGAGAAACATCTTCATGAAGCGTCATACGCAGCAAAGAAATATCAACGATGTCTCCTACATATTCCACATTGCCTCTGACAAACTTTACCCTATCGCCCACATGGACCGATCCGCCTATAATAATCGTTAGCCAACCCATCAGCGACATAAACCATTCTTTCATGGCAATGGCAATACCCGCAGAGGCAAATCCCAAAATAGTAACCAAATAGCTCACGTTTTCAATATAGGCAAATAAAAGTATAACCAGCAAAAAAGTAACGAATGTAATATTGAGCGCTTTATTGATGATATAAAAACGCTCATTGTCCGACATATATCTTCTTACAAAATATTTAATTACAAAAAGAAGAACAAAAAACACCAAAATGATAGCGCCAATGTTCACCGTTTTGTTCATTTCTCTGTCAATATCATTTTTAAGATTGAGTTTAATCTCGTCTATTTTTTTAATATAGACGTTCTTGGTTGTTTCAAAAATTTCCATTACCGAAGCAAAAGTCTTGATCTGCTCCTCTAGTTCCTCGGCCGTCTTTTGATATTTTTTATTTTCAGGTTCCAAAATAAGCAGATCTTTGACTATCGTCTTTTTTTTATAAAGATTGCTTAAAACATCCTTTAAAGATTTATACTTGCTCTCATAAGCAATTTGATCGGAATGAAGTTTTTCCCGATAAGAATATGCTGAAATAATGGTTAAGGGGTTTTCGACTGCGGGAACATTTTCAATCTTTGGAGGAGTAAGAAAATTTTTAAACGGATCACTCTCATAGTCTTTTAAAAGCTGAAGCTTGCCTGAAAGTGTCAAACTCTCTTGTTTATTTTGCTTAAGCTCTTCTTCTTCTTTTTCTGAGCGCTTTTTTCTTTTTTCTAAAAGTCCTATCTTGCCGTCAAGTGTCCTTTTTTGATTGACCAATTCTTTATACGTATGATAATTGCTATAGATTTTAAACCAAATATTATTTTCTAAAAGTTCTTTCTCTACTATTTCTTTTTCAGCAAGCAATTGTTCGATTTTTTTTTTATTGAGTATGCTGTGGGCTTCTATTTGTTTTATTGCGGATATCTGACTGGCATTCAAATCGGTTGCATTGACCTCTTTTTGTTCTACGGCAAATGCCAACGAACAAAAAATAAATAATCCGGTCAGCAATATTTTCATCATTTATTTTCTCCAAAATTACGAAGTACTTTTTTAACGATTGCCTCGTCTATATCTGACACCATTTCAAATTTGCCCACTCCTTTTGGCAATATAAACTTAATATTTCCCTTTGCGCTTTTCTTGTCTAAGAAGAAGTGTTCATAAAAATCATCCACATCTTTGATGTTGTAATATGTAGGTAACGATGCTTTTTGTAATAATATTTTGATTTGATTTGCTTCTTGTTGCGTAAAAAATCCAAGTTCCACTGCAAGTGCATTTGCCATAACCATTCCTATAGCCACAGCTTCGCCGTGCAGATAAGCGGTGTAGTTTGTTTCATTTTCAATGACGTGCGCAAATGTATGGCCGTAATTGAGTACAGCACGAATGCCTGCCTCTTTTTCATCCTGATTTACTACCCATGCTTTAAGCGTAACACTTTTTGCAATAGCTTCTTTAAGTATATTTTCATTTGAAAAATTTGCACTTTCCAAAAAGTCAAAATAGGCTTTGTCAAACATAACAGCCATTTTTACCATCTCCGCAATACCCGCGGCAAATTCGCGCGGCGGGAGTGTTCTTAAAAATTTCGGATCTATGTAGACCGCTTTGGGCTGATAGAATGTTCCGATAAGATTTTTACCATACTTATTGTTGACACCGGTCTTGCCTCCTACGCTTGCATCAACCTGGCTAAGGAGCGTCGTGGGAATCTGAATGAAGTCTATCCCTCTTTGATAAAGGCTTGCGGCAAATCCCGTCATATCTCCTATTACGCCTCCGCCAAAAGCAATCAGAAGTGACTTTCTGTCAAGCTTATATTCAAAAAGTTCATTTAATATCTTTTCAATGGTCTCAAGATTTTTGTACTCTTCGCCATCGGGTATTGTCACCACCTGAAGTTCTGAAGCGGTTATATGTGCCAAAAGCGTATCCAGATGATACCCTGCCACTGTGGGGTTGGTGACGATGACAGCTTTGGTGTCAAAGGAAAGTTGCGGCAAATCATCAATCGTAATATCATATCTTATATTTTGCGTATGAACCAATTCTATAGGAACTATCATCAGAAAAAACCTTGTATACGTTATAAATTGCTTTATTTTATCTCAATTGTGGTTAATTTCTGATGTGAAGAACCGATATAAAAATAGATATTACATCCGAAAAAAGATTGAAAATACCGAGTTTATTGCCCCAAACTATCCTTCGCTTTCCTCAAAAGGAACAAGCAGCTTGGGATGCCTTTGCGTTGCAAGAAGAAAATTGTGTGATTTAGTAGAGAGAAAATACAAAAAATTTTTATGGATCAGTTCTTTTTCAAAAGGTACAATTTGAAGTATCTGTTTTTTTCTTTCAATCTCTCTGATAGGATTGGCTACTTTTTGCTCAATATAAATTTCGGTATTAAAGATCTGCGCCATGGTTTCATAATGTTCTATTACCATTTTTTTTGCTTCAAAATCTCCCTCGGGATCAAAATCTGCAAGTGTCAATTTTATACCCAATTCTTCTGCAAAATCAAAGGCGGTAGATGAAATAGACTCCATTTTTTCTTTTTCATTCATAAGTACAACAGCCTCTTTGATATTGTAAATTTGTTTATCGCCAAAAAGATAAACAAGTTTTTTTAACGCATAAAGTACTGTTTTGATTTGCTTTGACTCAAAGGTTTTAACGCTGCCAAATACAAGTCCGATATCATATTGTTGAATATCATACTCTACAAGCGTTTTAATATCTTTATCATTATAGCAAACAGAGAGCATGACATTGGCCGATTCATATTTTTTTAATGCTTCAATAAGTTCGAAATTATTTGGATAAAGTACGCGCACATAAAGAAATTTATCTTCAAGCTCATTGACAAGATAAATACTCTCCTGCAAATAAAGCAATGCATTTTCGCTGTCAACCCGAAAATCTATTAGCAAATAAAGATTTTTACCAAACGGTTCAGGAAAAAGACCAATTCTTTTATTGATCATTTTATACACACCGTCCAACACGATAGGTTTGCCCAAAACAAGCAGAGTATCATTGGGGTAAACCATGGTTGCATTGGTGGGGAGAATCTGCTTTTCTTCTCGGTAGATAGCTGCAATTTTCCATTTGCGCTGCATAATAGAGCCCACATGCCTATAGGCATATGCACTACCAAAAGGAACAAGTATCTCCATGATCTCACCACGTCCCAGTCCAATATTTTGAGCCACCACGGGCACATTGGGAAGATGGCTGTAGAGATGCGCGGCAATAAGTTCGTCTCTGTATATGATTATAACATTCTCTTCCGCCTGAGCCATCTCGGCATTGTCCCACTGATTAAGCAAAACAACTCTTATTTTTTTATCAATAAGACGGATATTTTTTAATGCATATCTGGTATCCTCCATGGTATCCATAACAATAAATACAAGGCTGTATTTTACATCATCCATAATATTTTTCATTTTAGAATAGCTTGTTGGATCGGCCTTAACAAAAGAGATATTTTTCCCGCTTTTCTCAGGTATCATATTGGATTTTTGGCATACAACAGAGTATTTGTTTTTAACTACCCTTTTACAGCTTACCCACTCGATAAAATGTCTGGCGATACTGCCATCAGCCAAGATAAGTATATTCTTCATACAATTTCTTTCGTAGCGCGATTGTAACCAAAAAAGCGGTACAATAGCGTCATTAATTTGGGGGATATTATAACACAATGCAATTTCAGATAGATAAAACAGACGGGAAAGCCAGAGCATGTACCATCAAGACTGCCCATTCTACCATCCAGACACCGGTTTTTATGCCCGTAGGCACCGTAGGAGCAGTCAAGGCACTCGATGCTACTGATTTACAATCTTTTATTACTCCGGAGATCATATTGGGTAACACCTATCATCTCTATATTCGCCCCGGGGATCAAATCATCAACACCATGGGCAAACTTCAAGGATTTACCAAATTCCCCAAGAGTTTTTTGACAGACAGCGGCGGATTTCAAGCTTTTTCTCTCTCTGACAATGTCAAGATTGATGAAGGCGGCATCACATTCAGAAGCCATCTTGATGGCAGCAAACACTATTTCACACCCACAAAAGTGATAGACATCCAAAACAACCTTGGTTCAGACATCATGATGATACTGGATGATCTTGTTGCTTTGCCCGCAACCCAAGAACGCATCAAGGCAAGTATTGAGCGCACCACAAAATGGGCAAAAGAATCCATAGAATACCATAGAGCAAACCAAGAAAAAGGTATCGGCATCGATCAAAATATTTTTGCAATTATCCAAGGGGGGACAGACAAAACATTTCGTGAAAAATCTGCCAAAGAGCTTTGCGCTTTGGACTATGACGGTTTTGCCATTGGCGGCCTAAGTGTAGGAGAAGCCAATCAAGATATGTATGATACCGTAGAATGGACAACACAATTTATGCCTCAGGATAAGCCTCGCTACCTTATGGGCGTAGGAACTCCGGAAGATTTAGTAGAGAACGTTTATAGAGGAATCGATATGTTTGACTGCGTAATGCCTACCCGAAATGCGCGAAATGGAACATTATTTACGTCGTTTGGAAAAGTAAATATCAAAAAGGCTGAATATGCCACAGATGAAGCACCCATTGATTCGGAATGCAGCTGTATGGTTTGCCGAACCTACTCCCGATCTTATTTGCGACATCTTTTTAGAGCAAGAGAGATTACTTATTTCAGATTAGCGACCATCCACAATCTCTATTATTATCTTGACCTGATGAAACAGATGAGAGAAGCAATCTTGCATGAAAAATTTGAATCATTCAGGGCTGAATTTTATACAAAAAGAGGAACAAAGGCTTAATCTCCCCCTCTTTTTTTCTCAATAGTCATTTTTTTAAAAAATATATCATTTTAGTTTTATTTTTGTATAATCAACTATAGACACCTAAAGGATATCTCATGAGTTTTTTAAACATTGCACTTCTGATCAGCGCGGGGATAGCTGTTTACATAGTTATAATTTACAATACATTCGTCTCTCTGAGGGCAGGCATAGAAGCATCATGGTCAGACATTGATGTGCAATTAAAACGCCGTTATGATCTTATTCCTGCTCTGGTAGATACGGTCAAAGGCTACAAAGAGTATGAAGCCGATACACTTGAAAAAATAATCAAAGCACGGCAGCAAGGGCTTAATGCAAATACTCTTGACGAGAAAGCTGTTGCAGCAGATATGCTCTCTGGAGTGTTGGGGAAATTGTTTGCGCTGGCCGAAGCATATCCTGATCTTAAAGCCAATACTAACTTTTTACACCTCCAAGAAGAACTGGGCTCTCTTGAAGATGCTATTCAAAATGCAAGACGCTATTATAATGCCATTGTCAGAGACTACAATGCCAAAATCGAATCTTTTCCGGATCTTTTTGTTGCCCGTAAATTTCAATTTACACCTCGTGAATATTTTGAACTGAATGAAAGTGAGGTCAAAGAGGCTACAAAAATGCCAAAGATAAATTTTTAACCATCGTGATGAAAAAACTATTCTTGATCATCCTTTTTTTAGGTGGATTGAGCAATACGGCATGGGCAGAGAAAATTATTGCCTATGAGGTCAATGTTACCGTAGAACAAAGCGGTGAACTTGCCGTTATAGAGTCAATTACCTATGATTTTGAACAACAGCGAAAACATGGGATATTTCGAGATATTCCTTTTACGGTCGAAGGTAAAATCCGCCCCAAAGAAATAGGGCTTTATGATTTTTCAATACTGTTTGACGGCGCGGCCGAAGCATGGGAAAAATCAACTATGGCCTCTACCTATGCAGGCGATGTCGTACGTCTCAAAATCGGCTCTCCCTCTTTGTATCGCAGCGGCAAACATGTTTATACGATCGCCTACCGTGTCAAAAAAGGTGTACTGCCGGCCGCAAAAAACAAAAACCAAGATGCGATACGCTGGAACATTATCGGCACAGGATGGCAGATTCCCATCTATGGCATAAAAGCACATATCTTTTTGCCCTCCTCACTCTCTTGGGAAATTATAACTCCCGCCACTTTTACCGGTTCTTACGGCACCAAAACTTCTGAAGCAACAGCACATTGGGCAACACCGCAAATCTTGCAAATCTCACTTGCCTCACTTCGTCCGCACGAAGGATTAACCGTAGAGCTTGCATATCCCGCTTATCGTCTTGATCAGCATGGACTTGACAACAGTAAGGCTGCATGGTGGGAGTGGATACTAGAGTATTGGCAATGGGGCGCATTGGCAGCATTTTTGCTTTATTTTAAAAAAAGTCTTGAAAAATATACAGGTTTTATCGACAAACGTTCTATCGCAGTACAATATGCAGTCCCCAAAGGACTCAGTCTTTTGCAGTCCGGTCTTATTTTGGATCACTTTGCGGATGATAAAGATTTTGCAGCAGCCATACTTGAGCTTGCCGCACTTGGATATTTGACTATTGAGCAACCGGGCTCAAACGATGATCCGGTCTTGATGCAAACCGGCATTCCCCTTGATGACAAATTAACCATGGACCAAAAATATCTGCTTAATCATATTTTTTTTAAGTCTGGCAAGCAGTTTATACTCTCTTCGGGTTCACAAACAAAAGCCAAATCTCTTCTGGAAGGTTTTAGGCACATCAATGATCAGCTTTACATCTGGGTAGTGGGAGCCGGCTATATGAGTGAAAATCCGCAAAGACTGCGAAAAAATTTTTTAATTAAAAGCATTCTTTATCTGCTGCCCGTACTGGGATTTACGCTTTATGGTCTTGTGCAAAAATCCGGAAGCGAAATTCTTGCTGTCTTATTGTTTCCCTTGATATTCGGCGTGGCGGGAATGGGCACCATCCTTGGGAGCAAAACGTGGGCATCCAGGCTGTTTGGTGTTCTTTTTATGGCGGGAGGCATGATACCTCTGATTGCAATTATTCAAAATACGCCGCTCACAGCTCGTGAAATATTCGCAGGACCGCTCGGTGTGCTTTTGCTTTTGATTTTAGCACTGGCATATACATATAAAAAGATAGGAAAATTTACGCAACAAGGCGCTCAAGCCCGCACCCATCTTTTGGGCCTGCAAATGTTTATCAAGCGGGCAAAGCAAGATGAGATCAAAAGACGTCTGCAGCTAGACCCGCTTTACCTTGAAAAGATGTTGCCTTATGCAATTTTATTTGGTGAAATCGATCACTGGCTTTCTCTTTTTTCAAATTTGAACATTGCCGCACCCCATTGGTATGCCGGCGATATCAAGAATCTAAAACGCTTTGCTTCTTCTGTGCACAGCGCATCTCTTCCTCCCTCCAGCGGTACAAGCGGGGGAAGAGGTTTTTCCGGAGGCGGCGGTTTTTCCGGAGGCGGTGGGGGCGGAGGCGGTGGGGGCTCATGGTAAAAAGTACACAATAACTATGAATTGCTTTGTGTTTTTTCTCGTTTTTGCAGAAAAAAAGAAAAAGATGCTTAGCTCTTTAAAGCATTTTCTATGATTTCAATACATCAACGAGAACATATCTATCTCATTAAAATGTCAATTTGACATCTTTTTCGTACCTTCTTCTCGCCAAACGCTATACTTTTTTATACTTTTAATCATCAAATTCTTACAGTAAGGTTAACCATGTATCTGCCAAAAAAAGAAAAACTTTATATCAGCGATCTTATACAAGATCCTGCTGTCGCCTATCCGGCTTATTATACGCTAAGCGTATCTCTGCATCAAAACGAAATGCTTCGCGCCGCACTTACTGCATTACACAGTTTTGATTTTTTACATTATAAAAAAGCAAAAAACCATGAAGAGATCTTTGCTCTGCTTCACTCGGGCGGATTTGTCATCTATAAAGAAAAATATATCGTAGGATATTTTGCAAACAAAATGATGTATCTAGAGAGCGGCGGCTGGAAAGGAATGCCTGCGACACAGGAAATCTTTATGCTTGAAAATTGGCTAATACAGTAAGCTCGCCAAACTATTTCTCTCTTTCTTTTTAAATTAAGACAAATTTTATCTTATTTGGCTATACTTACATTATGTCTTAGGTGTCGAAGAAAATTTTTATTCTTCCTCCTTTTAAAAATTTTTATTGTCGGCGTCATTTACCAATGCAGACAATACCCCCGCCCTTCTTGGCACCTAAGATATATTTTCTTCCTTTTTAATTTTAAAAAATAATGAAAAACAATCAAAAGATGGCATCACAGCTTAAATAAACGTTTGACTTTTCCAAATATACCCACAAAAACCAAGGCGATCGCACCCACCAGCATTCCCACAACAAGCTCTCCTAAGATAGCCGGCACATTATGCAAAAGATCGTGAAGCCAATGCACATGATGCGCATAGATCCCCCCTGCAACCAAAAGCATAGCAATGGTTCCGATGACGGTTAAAGATTTGATCACCTTAGGCAGCGCATTAACCAAAAACTCGCCTGTGCTCATAAGTATTTTATTTTTATCATTCCCCGCAACAATAAGCTTATATCCGAAATCGTCCATTCTGACAATCATTGCAACAATTCCGTATACGCCGATGGTTGCAAGCACGGCGATCAAAGAAACCACCATAACTTGAACAGGCAATGCCTGCTTTACCACGGTACTAAGAGCAATAATTACAATTTCGATCGACAAGATAAAATCTGTTACGATTGCTGATTTTATCTTATTTTGTTCTTCTTTTAGCACTTCTTCCTCGGACACAATTTCAAGCACCACATGTTTTTTTTCATGTTCATGAGGCACAAAATATGCATAAATCTTTTCAATTCCCTCATATGCCAGATAGAGCCCTCCCGCCATTAAAATAGGAATGATACTCCATGGTGCAAAAGCGCTCAAAAGAAATGCCAAAGGCAAAATAATCAATTTATTGACAAAAGAACCTTTGGTTATAGCCCACAATACAGGAAGCTCTCTTGACGAGGCAAACCCCGACGCCTTGTCTGCATTGACAGCCAAGTCATCTCCCAATATTCCTGCTGTTTTTTTAGTAGCCACTTTGCTCATCGATGCCACATCGTCCATCAATAGCGCAATATCATCAAACAGTGCAAAAAAACCTGCTGCCAACTTTTATCCTTTTAAGTACTTATCGTTTCTGGAGATATTTTTAAGATCAAATTATTTTTTAGTATTTTAGCACTATGTATCCGTTTCAATGCTTTAAAAAATTATTTTATGCAGTCACTGCAATGAGAAGAAAAAAAATAATTTACAAAAAAAGAGCAGCAGCCT
This window contains:
- a CDS encoding tRNA guanosine(34) transglycosylase Tgt; its protein translation is MQFQIDKTDGKARACTIKTAHSTIQTPVFMPVGTVGAVKALDATDLQSFITPEIILGNTYHLYIRPGDQIINTMGKLQGFTKFPKSFLTDSGGFQAFSLSDNVKIDEGGITFRSHLDGSKHYFTPTKVIDIQNNLGSDIMMILDDLVALPATQERIKASIERTTKWAKESIEYHRANQEKGIGIDQNIFAIIQGGTDKTFREKSAKELCALDYDGFAIGGLSVGEANQDMYDTVEWTTQFMPQDKPRYLMGVGTPEDLVENVYRGIDMFDCVMPTRNARNGTLFTSFGKVNIKKAEYATDEAPIDSECSCMVCRTYSRSYLRHLFRAREITYFRLATIHNLYYYLDLMKQMREAILHEKFESFRAEFYTKRGTKA
- a CDS encoding AAA family ATPase, which gives rise to MKEIKYKSYLKSFDQKNVGIIAGLLAVLVGLLFFSFLRDTDQLITHAQANALYTENKIQKVIVDEPYIRLQSTDGRYKIYKEAINQNAFFSKYPVEVHQEGGVAYTMIFLLIVLSVLGLAFWLARQNGFQQSKKFSGISSDANELPPYEPVQALASKVKFSDVAGIKDVKEELEEIIDFLKEPQKYRDLDIRLPKGVLLVGPPGVGKTLISKAVAGEAGVPFFYQSGASFVHIYVGMGAKRVSELFRKAKQMAPSIIFIDEIDAVGKSRGALRNDERETTLNQLLTEMDGFEESSGVIVIGATNKIDVLDEALLRAGRFDRRIHISLPDLQERIKTLELYLINKPNEVDVQQVARMTVGFNSAALSTLTNEAAIFAMREGRNVVKTDDFEAVKEKVLLGKRKILSFTEEERAIQARYQGAKALMATWLDVEFEKIGIVNSRFTTQDHEILSKTQLLSRIKVYLAGSIATKIHYNEQFTNASEDISKAKKLANKVIHEYGMGENFIITPDQEEQLLRESVSAITSLLGTLGQALNEITEYLLVHENIVQEECRKILREMF
- a CDS encoding 3-dehydroquinate synthase, producing the protein MIVPIELVHTQNIRYDITIDDLPQLSFDTKAVIVTNPTVAGYHLDTLLAHITASELQVVTIPDGEEYKNLETIEKILNELFEYKLDRKSLLIAFGGGVIGDMTGFAASLYQRGIDFIQIPTTLLSQVDASVGGKTGVNNKYGKNLIGTFYQPKAVYIDPKFLRTLPPREFAAGIAEMVKMAVMFDKAYFDFLESANFSNENILKEAIAKSVTLKAWVVNQDEKEAGIRAVLNYGHTFAHVIENETNYTAYLHGEAVAIGMVMANALAVELGFFTQQEANQIKILLQKASLPTYYNIKDVDDFYEHFFLDKKSAKGNIKFILPKGVGKFEMVSDIDEAIVKKVLRNFGENK
- a CDS encoding tRNA (N(6)-L-threonylcarbamoyladenosine(37)-C(2))-methylthiotransferase MtaB encodes the protein MQVPKKIYFKTFGCRTNQFDTQVMISKLKEFELCDDERCSDIVIVNSCTVTNGADSSVRNYISSMKRKNPNAKVILAGCGSHSKGESLFEEKKVFGVIGHSEKEKINEILKEEKPFYQIGDLKHIDSTIVEEFVGKSRAFIKIQEGCSFRCSYCIIPSVRGDARSHKETDILAQVEKLASNGFGEFILTGTNVGSYGQDRGSSMAKLLKKMSMVRGVRRIRIGSLEPIQIDDEFKELLCEPWMAKHLHIALQHTSDKMLKLMNRRNTFAADLKLFYEIAQKGYALGTDYIVGHPGEDDKEWTEAIERVKQLPLTHIHAFTYSKRDNTPSANMKPEVRGDTAKSRHKELTALIQAKNYEFRCRYRKNLEVLLENGKDGIYHGFDQYFNKIEVKSDEDLSSNWMLLNDVEVSNEGNKIQILS